From Triticum aestivum cultivar Chinese Spring chromosome 4A, IWGSC CS RefSeq v2.1, whole genome shotgun sequence, a single genomic window includes:
- the LOC123084921 gene encoding uncharacterized protein isoform X3, which yields MPLEMLRNLISEMLAATLLIDVGEEVLQRWPSNPLRRYFFLSSRMGEKMTRKQVLIEIEALRIIARSRGMRLSMDHVLKEAEATVEMEEQALKEIQTTASETVEEQALKMIQAVRERVQDELKKSSLKKKVQDELKKSSLKKKPRRRKGKNKLPEEALSEPNAYDLHRNFWNSMFAGPRYGCYETTTSTPPMRFTDDVCDLAGPLETLQIFSVKVVGVKKGISWPLSLYGKIAARDTVDRNRNIIFDCERDNCEILYEDNVAISTRSMSGPICLQITGR from the exons ATGCCTCTGGAGATGTTGAGAAACCTGATATCTGAGATGCTAGCTGCGACACTATTGATAGATGTTGGGGAGGAGGTACTTCAGCGGTGGCCGAGTAATCCTCTGAGGAGGTATTTTTTCCTCAGTAGTCGTATGGGTGAGAAGATGACAAGGAAACAGGTTCTCATTGAGATAGAGGCTCTCAGAATAATTGCAAGGTCCAGAGGTATGCGACTGTCAATGGATCACGTTCTCAAAGAGGCAGAGGCTACTGTGGAAATGGAGGAACAGGCTCTCAAGGAGATTCAGACTACTGCCAGCGAAACAGTAGAGGAACAAGCTCTCAAGATGATTCAGGCTGTCAGGGAAAGAGTACAGGACGAGTTgaagaagagctctctgaagaaaAAAGTACAGGACGAGTTgaagaagagctctctgaagaaaAAGCCGAGGAGGCGAAAGGGTAAGAACAAGCTTCCGGAGGAGGCCCTCTCTGAACCAAATGCTTACGATCTTCATCGAAATTTCTGGAATTCAATGTTTGCTGGCCCACGATATGGTTGCTACGAGACCACAA CTTCTACCCCTCCCATGCGATTCACTGATGATGTATGTGACCTCGCTGGCCCACTTGAGACTCTTCAGATTTTTTCAGTCAAAGTCGTTGGAGTAAAGAAGGGGATATCTTGGCCACTTAGTCTCTATGGCAAGATTGCGGCACGCGACACAGTTGATCGCAATCGCAATATCATCTTTGATTGTGAGAGGGATAACTGTGAAATCCTCTACGAGGAT AATGTGGCAATTAGTACTCGAAGTATGTCTGGCCCAATATGCCTTCAGATAACAGGAAGAT AG
- the LOC123084921 gene encoding uncharacterized protein isoform X2, producing the protein MPLEMLRNLISEMLAATLLIDVGEEVLQRWPSNPLRRYFFLSSRMGEKMTRKQVLIEIEALRIIARSRGMRLSMDHVLKEAEATVEMEEQALKEIQTTASETVEEQALKMIQAVRERVQDELKKSSLKKKVQDELKKSSLKKKPRRRKGKNKLPEEALSEPNAYDLHRNFWNSMFAGPRYGCYETTTSTPPMRFTDDVCDLAGPLETLQIFSVKVVGVKKGISWPLSLYGKIAARDTVDRNRNIIFDCERDNCEILYEDNVAISTRSMSGPICLQITGRCGFSKMVDRHQIGCY; encoded by the exons ATGCCTCTGGAGATGTTGAGAAACCTGATATCTGAGATGCTAGCTGCGACACTATTGATAGATGTTGGGGAGGAGGTACTTCAGCGGTGGCCGAGTAATCCTCTGAGGAGGTATTTTTTCCTCAGTAGTCGTATGGGTGAGAAGATGACAAGGAAACAGGTTCTCATTGAGATAGAGGCTCTCAGAATAATTGCAAGGTCCAGAGGTATGCGACTGTCAATGGATCACGTTCTCAAAGAGGCAGAGGCTACTGTGGAAATGGAGGAACAGGCTCTCAAGGAGATTCAGACTACTGCCAGCGAAACAGTAGAGGAACAAGCTCTCAAGATGATTCAGGCTGTCAGGGAAAGAGTACAGGACGAGTTgaagaagagctctctgaagaaaAAAGTACAGGACGAGTTgaagaagagctctctgaagaaaAAGCCGAGGAGGCGAAAGGGTAAGAACAAGCTTCCGGAGGAGGCCCTCTCTGAACCAAATGCTTACGATCTTCATCGAAATTTCTGGAATTCAATGTTTGCTGGCCCACGATATGGTTGCTACGAGACCACAA CTTCTACCCCTCCCATGCGATTCACTGATGATGTATGTGACCTCGCTGGCCCACTTGAGACTCTTCAGATTTTTTCAGTCAAAGTCGTTGGAGTAAAGAAGGGGATATCTTGGCCACTTAGTCTCTATGGCAAGATTGCGGCACGCGACACAGTTGATCGCAATCGCAATATCATCTTTGATTGTGAGAGGGATAACTGTGAAATCCTCTACGAGGAT AATGTGGCAATTAGTACTCGAAGTATGTCTGGCCCAATATGCCTTCAGATAACAGGAAGATGTGGGTTCAGTAAGATGGTTGATCGACATCAGATTGGATGCTACTGA